GATGACGCCGACAAGCAAAAGGGCGCTGAGGATGGTTCGGTAGTGGATCTCGCGGTTGAGGCACCCGAGAAGAAGAAAGACCGCCCCCGCCAGGAAGAGCACGGTGGCCAGCAGCCCCACGGCAGCGGTGTAAAGTTCCACCCCCGAGTCAAAGTCATCCCGCAAACTCTCGAAGTCCTCCGAGAAATCGATTCCGACGCCTCCTTCCAAGGCTTCCTCGGCGCCGACCGTGACCTCCACCTCGAGACGCCCCGGCTCACCTTCCTGCTCGGGGGCCGTCCAGCGGAAGCGAAAACCCCCGCGGCGCGAGGCGGGAGGTTCTTCAAGCTCAAGATCGGCGCTGCTGAGCCCCGCCAGAAGATACTCCAAGGTCTGGCGGGCTAGGCTGCGAACCTCGGGCGACACCGCGGGAGGCTCCTCGTCCTCCTGCCGGGATTCTTCGGATCCGTCGACTTCGACGTCGACGCCGCCACCCGAATCGGCGCTGATGCCGATGGAACCGCCTTCGTCGCTCTTTTCTGGAGTGGGGCGGGTCAGCCTGAAGAGGCGCAACTCACCGTTGGGGGCCAGGTTCATCTCAAAGAAGTCTTGGGAGTCGGGATCGTCCAGACGTACCTCGTACTGCAGGGGATGGATGTAGCGGGCCAGCTCGTGGTTGCCGTGGCGGCGCTGGAAGAGCCGGCCCGACTCGCTGTCGAAGACCGACGATGACGCCGTCCAGGAACCGGCCTCGATGCCCAGTTGGGCCGCCGTCTCGTAAGCCCGCTGGATGGCCTGACGGCGGTCGATGGAAACCTGCCACTGCAGCGCCGACTCATAGCGGGCAAAAAGCAGCCCATAAAGGGCGACTCCGGCCAGCGCCGCCAGCGTGATCCAGCCCAGACGCTTCATGCCACCTCCTCTTCGGCGTAGGGCTGAACGCTGCCCTGCTCCCGTCGCTCGAAGTGAAGAATGACCGACGACAGGTCGTCCTCGACGCCGTTCATCTTGGCCTTTCGGGCCTTGACCTTGAGAGCGCCCAGCAGGGCCTCCTGAATCTCCTCGGCGCTGTCATCGCCGCGCGAGACGAGAAAGCTGCGAATCCATTCTTCGGCCATCCCGCTTTGAGAAGCCTCAAGGACTTCCGCGATGCCGTCGGTGAAGCAGCAGATCTTCTCGCCCGGGCGCAGGTCGAAGGTCCCATGGCGGATGGTGAGCGGCGAGTGCTCTCCCGGCAAGCGCAGCCGCGATGCCGTTTCGGGAACCTCGAGGCTGGAGGCGGAGCGGCAGCGCAGGAGGCGCGGATAGTCCCCGTAGCGGGCGAAATCAAAGCGTCCCGCGCTGGAGTCGACCACGGCGTAGAGGATGCCCATCTCGCCACCTTCCAGATAGGGGTGCAGTCCGGGAAGCACCCGCCGCAGCACTTCGGAGGCAGAGAGCGACTCGTCGCGGAGAGGCAGCAACAGCCCCTTGGCATAAGCGATGGAAAGAGCTGATGAGAGCCCGCGTCCGCCCCCTTCGGCCAACAGGATGCCCAGGCGGTTGCCGGCCCGCAAGAAGAAATCGTAGAAGTCGCCTCCCACCGTCCTGGCCGGCTGGCAGGCGGCGGCCACACCCACGCCCGGCAAAGAGGGCGTCTGGCGGGGGGCCAGGGCCAACTGGGCTTCGCGGGCGGCTTCCTTTTCTGCCTGCATGGCCTGTCTCTGTTCGGCGTGGCGGGCGTAGAGAGGACGGACCTCATCCTGGCTGAGGACGCGCCCCCGAAAAGCGAAATAGCCCTCAATCAGCAGTGTCAGAGCAATCAGGACAGCCGACACGGTGGTGATCCCGGAAGTGAAGTCAGTCCCGCTGCCAACGATGATCAAGGAGCGCAGGAAGGAATAGGTCGCTGCGGCTACGGCCGCCGTCAGCAAATCGGTGGTGTGCCACAAAAAGACCAGCACAGCGGCCAAGAGCAGAGTCGTCAACCAGCCGGCGGGAACCGGATGGACCAGCAATCCCATCAGAAGCGATCCAGTTACGGCCATGAGGCCGAAGGCGATGCGCCGCAGCCGCTCGGAGCGAAACTTTGAGCTGATGGAAATGGGCAGCAGCAAGGTGGTGACCATAAGAGGCAAGGTTGAAACCCAGGGCGAGACGAAGGTGAAGAGCCAGGGCATGCGAGAGAAAAAGAGCGTCACCATGTGCTCGATCGATTCGCCCAGTTGGGGGGCGCCCCAGAAGGCGCTCTGAAGCAAAGTCGCTCCTAGCAGCAGCCAGGCCCCGCAGGCGAAGCCCCAGAGATAGGCCAGCGCCACGTTGCGGGAGAAGAAACGTCCTGTCACCAAAGCGTCCCAAGAAGTCAATTTGCCGGCGTGTCGCTCCCGCACATCTCCTTCGCCCGCCGCCCAGGCGCCACCCACCAGCAGACCGAACAAGCCATAGGAAAGGACGGTGCCGGGCACAATGATCCACATCAGCCACCAGGGCGCTTCCACCACAGCCATGCCGATGGTGTCGAAGATGTTGAGCAGCACGATGGCCACATAGCAGACGGCAAGGATGGCGGCGATCGTCAAGGCCCTGGCATGCGACAGCTCCTTCTGCTGAGCCCTGCGCGCATAGCGGACGGCGGCGTAGAAGGCCATGATGACGACCATGATCCAAAAGAGTCCCCAAGAGACGGCCGAATGCCACCTGTAGGCCTGCAGGTTGGCCTCCACGAACTCTTCCTTCAGCGACCCCTCCACCACGTCGCCGACGACTTCCCCCTCCCACACTTCAATGTCCACTTCCAGGATGAACTCAGGAGCGGGTTGAGGGGATGCCTTCCACACATAGCGGCGATGGCTGCGGGCCCCGCGGCGGACGGTCGACGTCTCGGGTTCTCCCCAGTCACCCACCAGCGCCCCCAGTTGGCGCTCTTGAAGAGCCTGTCGAGCGGCTTGCAGGTCGGCTTGCGGAGAGGAATCGGACGGGGAAGCAGAATTGGCGTCCCGCACAAGAAAGCCCAAGGGATTTCCCCGTGGACTCCAGTAGGACTCGAATATCCCGACGGCTCCGTCTTCCTCGGGTCGGTGTTGCAGCACCCGGATGCGAGCCTCCGGCGCAATCCGGCGCAACTCGGTCCGCCAAGGGGCGTCATCCAGGCGATAGTAGTGATGCAGATCCTGATCGCCCGTCGCCGCTGAGAAGGTGGTCCATTCGGAGGTATCGAGTCCTTTCCCGGCCGCCAGCGTTTGAGCCAGCCGAATCGATTCTCCGTAATCGACGGTGAAGGTGAAGTCTTGAGCCTCGGCAATTCGATACTGCAGCCAGATACCGCCCGCTAAAGCCAAGGGCGCTCCCAACAGCAAAACCGCCCAGACCCGGGAGGCGGTCGATGAAATTCCCCGAGGTAAAATCGCCACAGCGCTTCTTTCTACGGTCCCAGCCGCCGATTCATTCTCAAGAATGGTAGCTTTGGGGGGTCTCACGGTCAATAACGGCCGCGAGGGCGGGAAGAAAGCAGGCCTTGAAGGTGTCTAAATCAAAGCTGCCCGACCGAGAAGTCCCGCACTGACGGGATTTAGGGAAGGAGTATTCGGCCAGGCAGCTTTTGCTCTCACCCTAAAGCATAATATGACAACCACTAGGCGGTCAATCGAATTGTAAAGGCATGTTGACTTGGCAACAGTTTCTTCACCCGTCAGCACCTTCGAGCAAACGGTGCGGATGACAAGAAACTTGATTGGCCGTCAGCCCCGCCGGCGAGGCACAATACGAGATCTTTGGGTAGACTTTTCGGCAACCTGGTAAGAGCCTTTTGGAGGAAGAACATTGAAGAAACGACTCGCCCTGCTCATCGTGCTGCTCTGGACGGCCGTCCTGTCGGCCCAGCAACCTGCAACATCGTCCCTTGAGGAATGGTTTGAAGCCGCCCGACAAGGAGATACCGAAACACTCAGCCGCCTCCTGGACAAGGGCGTCGATGTGAACTCCACCACGCGCTACAACTCGACGGCTCTGCATTTCGCGGCCGACAAAGGGCACTTGGAGGCCGTCCGCCTGCTGCTGGAAAGAGGCGCCGATCCCAACGTCACCGACAGCTTCTACAGCACCACGCCGCTGACCTGGGCGCTCAGCAAGGGGCACCGGGAGGTCGCGCTTTTGCTGATCGACAGCAAAGCCGAGAACGTGGCCATGGCGCTCACCTTCGGCATTCGCGGCAGCAACAAGGCGCTGGTCGAGGCGGCCTTGAAAAGCGGCAAGCTGAAACCCTCTGAGATCCGCGGGGGGATGGCCGCCGCCGAACGAGGAAAGAACGACGAAATCATCGAGTTGCTGCGCGCCGCGGCCGAAGAACTGCCCCCGCTGGAATCCTATCCCGTCGACGCCGAAAAGCTGCACAGCTACGCGGGAAGCTACACGGCGGAAGCCGGCGGCACCACGATAGAAGTGTCGGCCGGCGACGGCGTCCTCATCGCCCGGCCTCCGGGACAGCCTCCGCTGACGCTGCGTCCGGTGGCGGAAGACCGCTTCCAGGGCGTGGAGATGACAGGGATCGAGGCGACCTTCTTCGGTCGGGCCGGCATGGTGGAAGGAGTCAATGTCCTTCAAGGCTCCAACCGGATGACCTTGCGCCGCAGCGACCTGGCCGAGGAGGACACGGCCGAAAGTTCCCCGGCAGAGGAAGAAACGGATGACGCCCCCATGGAGGACGATGATTCCGGCCAGCAGCCGGTCGTCCGCGACGAGGCGCGTCCCTGGCCTTCCTTTCGCGGGCCGGGAGCGTCGGGCGTCGCCGACGGCCAGGGAGTTCCCTTGCAGTGGAGCGTTAAAGACGACCGGAACATTCTCTGGAAGACACCGGTGGATGGAATCGCCAACTCCAGCCCCGTCATCTGGGGCGACCGGGTCTTCGTCACCACGGCAGTCAGCACCTCGGGCGATGCGACTTTTCGAACCGGACTCTACGGCGACGTGGAATCGGTCGATGACCTCTCCGTTCACACCTGGAAAGTCCTTTGTCTCGATCTCAAGACGGGCGACAAGATATGGGAACGGGTCGCCGCTGAGGGGCCTCCCAAAGGCAAGCGCCACCTCAAGTCTTCTCAGGCCAATCCCAGCCCCGCCACCGATGGCAAGCACGTGGCCGCCGTCTTCCCCTCCGAGGGACTCTACGTCTACGATATGGAGGGTCAACTGCTGTGGAAGAAAGACCTGGGGCTAATGGACAGCGGCTGGTTCTATGACCGCAGCTATCAGTGGGGCTTCGCCTCCTCGCCGATCATCTACAAAGACCGGGTCATCGTGCAGGTGGACGTCCACGACCAGAGCTATGTGGCCGCCTACAGACTCTCCGACGGCAAGCAGCTTTGGCGCACCGATCGCGACGAGATCCCTACCTGGAGCACTCCCACCATCTCCACCCTGGGCGAGCGCGACGAACTGATCACCAACGGCACCACCATCCGCGCCTACAACCCCGACAACGGCGAACTGTTGTGGAGCCTGGGACCCAACTCCGAGATCATCGTAGGGACTCCGGTCGTTGGCCAGGAGATGGTCTATGTCACGGCCGGCTATCCGCCGGTGCGTCCGATCTACGCCGTACGGGCCGGCGCCGAGGGCGACCTGACGCTGCCCGAGGACGCCGATTCAAGCAAGGATGTGGCCTGGAGTTACGACCGCGGCGGAACCTACATGCCGACCCCTCTCTACTACCGGGGACTGCTCTACCTGACCGCCAACAACGGACGCCTGACCTGCTACGACGCCCAAAGCGGCGAACGCATTTACCGGGCCAGGGTGAGCGTGGGCGGCAGCTTCAGCGCCTCTCCCATCGCCGCCGACGGCCGTCTCTACTTCTCCGCCGAAGATGGGACCGTGACGGTGGCCCGTGCGGGACGCAAGTACCGGGAACTGGCCGTCAACGACGTGGGCGGAACGCTGATGTCGACTCCGGCCGTCTCCGACGGAATCATGGTCTTCCGCACCCTCAAGCACGTGATCGCCGTGGCTGAGCAACCCGCTTCGGATTCTTCCTCGCGCTGACGCTTGATGGGGACGCCGCCGGGGCTCCAACCTAACGGGCCCCGGCGATTTCCAGCAGGTCGTTGATGACGCCGTAGGCGGTATCGTCCAAGGTGGGCGCCTGCTGGGTGATGAGGATGGGGCCCATGCAGTCGGTTTCAAGACGCAGGAGTCCGCCCGGTCCCGGAACCCGCGCCATGGGATCGTCGGCCTCAAGCCGCCGCAGCCTCACCTCGCCCGCCACTCGGTCGCGACGGCGCCGCAGCCGCGAAACCAGGCGCAGCCGCTCTCCCCGGCGGCGGATTTCCCTCGCCCTCTGGCCCATGGACGCGTCTAACACCTCGCGCCTCACCGAGCGCGGATGCAGGTCGACACCCATCAAGGCATTGGCCAGCACGGCCATCTTGCAGGCCGCGTCCCAGCCCTGCAGATCGTGAGAGGCGTCTGCCTCTGCGAAGCCCGAGCGACGAGCCTCCCCAAGCGCCTCCTCCAGCGAGGCGCCTTCTTCCATGGCGCAGAGAATGAAATTGGTGGTGGAGTTGAGGATTCCGCTCACACCTTCGATTCGGCAGCCGCGCAAGCCGCAGCGGGCCAGACTGAAGACCGGCGCTCCGTCCATGACCGTAGATTCGAAGCGCAAAAAGCGTCCCCGACGCCGGGCCAGGCGCAGCAAGTCCGCTCCCTGAAAAGCCATGGGCCCCTTGTTGGCGGTAACCGCATGGCGGCCCGCCGACAGAGCTGCCCGCACATAATCGGCCGCGGGACGCCCCTCCTCCTCGATGCAAAGCGTGGTCAACTCCACCAGCACCTGATAGTCGGCATGAGCGATTGCCTGGAATGGGTCCTGCCGCCGGCCGGAATCGAGCAGGCGGCCCTGTGACAGGGCGGCCAGCACCTCCTCGACGGGCTCCGGATGCTGAGGAAGCCGATATCCATGGTTGGCCGTGAAGATGCCGGCGATCTCTACTCGAGGTGCGAGCAGGCTCTCCCGGTCAGCCCTCCCTTCAGCCAGCATCTCGAGCATGCGGCGGGCTACCCGCCCCAAACCGAGCAAGAGAATCTTCATGGCCTCCAGAAGACCACGAAAGGGCGTTCGGGGTCCACAAAAGGAAGTGCAGACAGGCTTGCTAACACTCATAGGTTGAGGGAAAGAGTTTAGGAAGGAAACCTGTCTGCGCAGGTAGAGTAGCTTCCCTGTCCCGCCTATTTCAGTTGGAAAACGAACACAAGAACCGCGATTCCCATTGAATTAAAATACTCGTTAGCAAGACGGGTCATTTGCAATGCAATTCAAAAATTGGAACTTCCCTGACCTGGCTGCATCCAATCATTCAGGATGTCATTCGACTGGCGGGACTTGCACGCGAGCATTGAGGAATCTTTTCAAATCTGGCTGGATGAGACGGAAGCCCGGCAGGCCGTCACCCTGGGCGATCTGCACCAGGTGGTCTTCCGGGCTTCTCAAAGCGTGCGCCTGCACTGTTTTTTTCGGCTGCGCCAGGGATTGATGGAACTGGCGGGGATTCCCAGGAGACACCTGCAAGCCTCCTCATCCCTGGAACGGCTGCTCCCGGATGAGGGGCGGCGGCGCCTTTGGAGCCGCCTGGGACGACGCCTGGGAGGCCACTTGCCCAACCTCACCCGGCCTCAATGGCTGGGAGGTATGTTGCGTTCCTTCGCTGTGCTCGTTGTGGCCGCCCTGGGTGCCTGGCTGCTGGGAGTCTTGCCTCCCGGCAGAGCCCTGGGAATGGCCATCGGTTTCTCCTTGGTTCTGAGCGTGGGTTACTGGCTGACCAGACCGCTGGCGCTGCATTTGCCGGAGGACTGCAGGACTTTGAGTTCGCTGGGGCAAACGGCCCTGCGCCTCAACTTCCGCATTCTGGCGCGCAGCCGGCCCAGCCTCAGCGAAGGCGAAGCCTGGGAGATGCTCAGAAACCTGGTCAGCAAGGAAGCGGGCATCCACCCCGAACGCCTGTCCGGCAGTTTTCCCCTCAGCCGCTTGGCGGCTTGAGAAGCCCCATGCCCCGAAAATCGGCTGCCTCAGGAGGAGTTGCGCAGCTCTTCCAGCTTGATGCGCAAGGAGGGGATGTCTTGCAGGGTAATGGCTCCGATGGCGTCAAGCACTTGGGCGTAGGCGGCGGCACCCCGCCCTCCGACGGTAATCTGCACCGAGGCCGGCAGGCTGCGCCGCAACTTCTTCAGTTGCTGGCGTACCTTGGGCGAGTCGGGAGGATAGACCAGGCTCAAAGCCACCAAGCGGGCTCCCGTGCGCTGAGCCGCCGCGGCGATCTCCTCGGCGGGCAAATCAGGACCCAGGTAGACCACCTTCCATCCTTGTGAAGCGGCTGTCAACGAAGCCACCAGCGCCCCCAATTCGTGACCCTGTCCCTGAGGGGTCGAGGCCACCATTACCGGGGCCTCCTCAGGAGGATCGAACTCGGACAGCACACCGCCCAGGAAAGTCCGCATCACGGCCGAGGCCGGGTGCTCGTGGGCGATCTTGATGCTGCCGTCCTGCCACAGCCGTCCCACCTCGCGCAAGAGCGGGAGCACCACCTCGTCGACCAGCACCGGTTGGCTGAGAGCCACCGCCGCCCGCTGCAAGGCCGTCTCCAGCTTGCGGGCGTCAATGGCGTTGACCGCCTCGATGCAAGTTTCCAGACACTCCTCGGGACCGATGCTGCCGTCTGCCGCCAGGGAGGCCACCACGGGCGGCCCGCTGCGCGCCTCAGCCTCGACCAGGGAAATCAGGCGGGAGGTGGGGAGGTTGGCAATCTGACCGATGCTGTGCCCGGCCCTGGTGGCGC
This region of Acidobacteriota bacterium genomic DNA includes:
- a CDS encoding MerR family transcriptional regulator; this encodes MKVVSRRTGLTPHVIRVWERRYQAVVPERTESNRRLYSDQDIQRLQLLHRATRAGHSIGQIANLPTSRLISLVEAEARSGPPVVASLAADGSIGPEECLETCIEAVNAIDARKLETALQRAAVALSQPVLVDEVVLPLLREVGRLWQDGSIKIAHEHPASAVMRTFLGGVLSEFDPPEEAPVMVASTPQGQGHELGALVASLTAASQGWKVVYLGPDLPAEEIAAAAQRTGARLVALSLVYPPDSPKVRQQLKKLRRSLPASVQITVGGRGAAAYAQVLDAIGAITLQDIPSLRIKLEELRNSS
- a CDS encoding PQQ-binding-like beta-propeller repeat protein; this encodes MKKRLALLIVLLWTAVLSAQQPATSSLEEWFEAARQGDTETLSRLLDKGVDVNSTTRYNSTALHFAADKGHLEAVRLLLERGADPNVTDSFYSTTPLTWALSKGHREVALLLIDSKAENVAMALTFGIRGSNKALVEAALKSGKLKPSEIRGGMAAAERGKNDEIIELLRAAAEELPPLESYPVDAEKLHSYAGSYTAEAGGTTIEVSAGDGVLIARPPGQPPLTLRPVAEDRFQGVEMTGIEATFFGRAGMVEGVNVLQGSNRMTLRRSDLAEEDTAESSPAEEETDDAPMEDDDSGQQPVVRDEARPWPSFRGPGASGVADGQGVPLQWSVKDDRNILWKTPVDGIANSSPVIWGDRVFVTTAVSTSGDATFRTGLYGDVESVDDLSVHTWKVLCLDLKTGDKIWERVAAEGPPKGKRHLKSSQANPSPATDGKHVAAVFPSEGLYVYDMEGQLLWKKDLGLMDSGWFYDRSYQWGFASSPIIYKDRVIVQVDVHDQSYVAAYRLSDGKQLWRTDRDEIPTWSTPTISTLGERDELITNGTTIRAYNPDNGELLWSLGPNSEIIVGTPVVGQEMVYVTAGYPPVRPIYAVRAGAEGDLTLPEDADSSKDVAWSYDRGGTYMPTPLYYRGLLYLTANNGRLTCYDAQSGERIYRARVSVGGSFSASPIAADGRLYFSAEDGTVTVARAGRKYRELAVNDVGGTLMSTPAVSDGIMVFRTLKHVIAVAEQPASDSSSR
- a CDS encoding SpoIIE family protein phosphatase; the protein is MAILPRGISSTASRVWAVLLLGAPLALAGGIWLQYRIAEAQDFTFTVDYGESIRLAQTLAAGKGLDTSEWTTFSAATGDQDLHHYYRLDDAPWRTELRRIAPEARIRVLQHRPEEDGAVGIFESYWSPRGNPLGFLVRDANSASPSDSSPQADLQAARQALQERQLGALVGDWGEPETSTVRRGARSHRRYVWKASPQPAPEFILEVDIEVWEGEVVGDVVEGSLKEEFVEANLQAYRWHSAVSWGLFWIMVVIMAFYAAVRYARRAQQKELSHARALTIAAILAVCYVAIVLLNIFDTIGMAVVEAPWWLMWIIVPGTVLSYGLFGLLVGGAWAAGEGDVRERHAGKLTSWDALVTGRFFSRNVALAYLWGFACGAWLLLGATLLQSAFWGAPQLGESIEHMVTLFFSRMPWLFTFVSPWVSTLPLMVTTLLLPISISSKFRSERLRRIAFGLMAVTGSLLMGLLVHPVPAGWLTTLLLAAVLVFLWHTTDLLTAAVAAATYSFLRSLIIVGSGTDFTSGITTVSAVLIALTLLIEGYFAFRGRVLSQDEVRPLYARHAEQRQAMQAEKEAAREAQLALAPRQTPSLPGVGVAAACQPARTVGGDFYDFFLRAGNRLGILLAEGGGRGLSSALSIAYAKGLLLPLRDESLSASEVLRRVLPGLHPYLEGGEMGILYAVVDSSAGRFDFARYGDYPRLLRCRSASSLEVPETASRLRLPGEHSPLTIRHGTFDLRPGEKICCFTDGIAEVLEASQSGMAEEWIRSFLVSRGDDSAEEIQEALLGALKVKARKAKMNGVEDDLSSVILHFERREQGSVQPYAEEEVA
- a CDS encoding homoserine dehydrogenase — encoded protein: MKILLLGLGRVARRMLEMLAEGRADRESLLAPRVEIAGIFTANHGYRLPQHPEPVEEVLAALSQGRLLDSGRRQDPFQAIAHADYQVLVELTTLCIEEEGRPAADYVRAALSAGRHAVTANKGPMAFQGADLLRLARRRGRFLRFESTVMDGAPVFSLARCGLRGCRIEGVSGILNSTTNFILCAMEEGASLEEALGEARRSGFAEADASHDLQGWDAACKMAVLANALMGVDLHPRSVRREVLDASMGQRAREIRRRGERLRLVSRLRRRRDRVAGEVRLRRLEADDPMARVPGPGGLLRLETDCMGPILITQQAPTLDDTAYGVINDLLEIAGAR